From a region of the Bacteroidales bacterium genome:
- a CDS encoding triose-phosphate isomerase: MRTKIVAGNWKMNLEFNEAEELLTGISEQLEAEGLPDVTVVICPPAVYLEMANDFAEDGGFYTGSQNLSDKASGAYTGEISAAMIQSVGADFVIVGHSERRAYFNETDELLKAKVLQAIKHDLVPIFCCGEVLEERNKGSHFDVVKRQLDIALFDLSEEDFGSLVIAYEPVWAIGTGVTASPEQAQEMHAYIRKLVAEKYGLEVAEETTILYGGSCNEKNAAELFSQADVDGGLIGGASLKAESFIGIIKAFN, encoded by the coding sequence ATGAGAACAAAAATCGTAGCCGGAAACTGGAAAATGAACCTTGAATTTAATGAGGCTGAAGAATTGCTTACCGGAATTTCAGAACAATTGGAAGCCGAAGGACTGCCTGATGTAACCGTAGTTATTTGCCCGCCGGCAGTATATCTCGAAATGGCCAATGATTTCGCTGAGGATGGCGGGTTTTATACCGGCTCCCAGAACCTGAGCGATAAAGCATCCGGAGCATATACCGGGGAAATTTCTGCCGCCATGATACAATCAGTTGGCGCTGACTTTGTCATTGTTGGACACTCCGAGCGCCGCGCTTATTTTAATGAAACCGATGAACTGTTGAAGGCCAAAGTCCTTCAGGCCATCAAACATGACCTCGTTCCCATTTTTTGTTGCGGCGAAGTACTGGAAGAAAGAAACAAAGGTTCGCATTTCGATGTTGTGAAAAGACAGTTGGACATTGCGCTGTTTGATCTGAGCGAAGAAGATTTTGGCAGCCTGGTAATTGCCTACGAACCTGTATGGGCCATTGGCACCGGCGTTACCGCCTCACCGGAGCAAGCCCAGGAAATGCATGCCTACATCCGCAAACTGGTTGCTGAAAAATATGGCCTGGAAGTAGCCGAAGAAACCACAATCCTTTACGGTGGCAGCTGCAACGAAAAAAACGCTGCTGAACTCTTTAGCCAGGCCGATGTTGATGGAGGCCTGATCGGTGGCGCTAGTTTGAAAGCCGAATCGTTTATTGGGATTATTAAAGCGTTTAATTAA
- a CDS encoding serine protease produces MSKLVKIILGLCLLISQTGIGQITTEPCDKINFTPISSKPSLESMLAGVKYALILYEPKIEGPNPAYSALFEILKAMGFESVEYMEEDYESPMHFCEEIWTFISFDFKLQNFSNIKWHFVSPCNTTYRWQLSSDKIVRDGLYDNLKFSFYNVFREMQQYKKDPFNSYFRIEPPKRQTCWTEAKFKSHILSNGCDKIEGIYENSASASQKAKYKVAIRKINGVYHLIYLSGAKNSGNWSEGEIKAILEQTATPNFYKAKWIMANKSENNEFYISFENGMMNVISPEGSKDLYIKLFPTSSDNIRNSPSELAGSGTGWAISSDGYIVTNYHVTEGAKSIKVRGVNGNFSKSYSAKVVVEDKNNDLAIIKIEDMGFSSLGTIPYVISPKSSDVGSSIFVLGYPLRATMGDEVKLTNGIISSRSGFQGDVTSYQMTAPVQLGNSGGPLFDNNGNIIGVINAKHAGAENASYAIKSSYLLNLIDIIPSPPKLQTISTVSGKPLTEQVKILKKFTYIIELNQ; encoded by the coding sequence ATGAGTAAACTAGTAAAAATCATTTTGGGTCTTTGCCTACTTATTTCCCAAACAGGAATTGGACAAATAACAACTGAACCATGTGACAAAATTAATTTCACACCAATTTCTTCTAAACCATCCTTGGAGAGTATGCTTGCTGGAGTGAAATATGCTTTGATATTATATGAGCCCAAAATAGAAGGACCCAATCCTGCATATAGTGCTCTTTTCGAAATCTTAAAAGCAATGGGGTTTGAAAGTGTTGAATATATGGAAGAAGATTATGAAAGCCCGATGCATTTTTGTGAAGAAATCTGGACATTCATTTCGTTTGATTTTAAATTACAGAACTTTAGCAACATCAAATGGCATTTTGTAAGCCCTTGTAATACAACTTATAGGTGGCAATTAAGTAGTGATAAAATTGTTAGAGATGGTTTATATGACAATCTAAAATTCAGCTTTTACAATGTGTTTAGAGAAATGCAGCAATACAAAAAAGACCCGTTTAACTCATATTTCAGAATAGAACCGCCCAAAAGACAAACTTGTTGGACAGAAGCAAAATTTAAAAGCCATATATTATCTAATGGTTGCGACAAAATAGAAGGAATTTATGAAAATTCTGCAAGTGCATCACAAAAGGCAAAATATAAGGTAGCTATTCGCAAAATAAATGGAGTTTATCATCTGATTTATTTATCAGGTGCCAAAAATTCGGGAAATTGGAGTGAAGGGGAAATAAAGGCAATTTTGGAACAAACTGCAACTCCAAATTTCTATAAGGCGAAATGGATAATGGCTAACAAATCAGAGAACAACGAGTTTTATATTTCATTTGAAAACGGCATGATGAATGTAATCAGCCCAGAAGGTAGTAAAGATCTCTATATTAAGTTGTTCCCTACTAGCTCTGACAACATTAGAAACTCACCTTCTGAACTTGCAGGTTCGGGCACAGGGTGGGCAATTTCGTCGGACGGATATATTGTTACGAACTATCATGTTACGGAGGGAGCAAAATCAATTAAGGTTCGTGGGGTAAATGGAAACTTTTCAAAATCATATTCGGCAAAAGTTGTAGTAGAAGACAAAAATAACGATTTAGCTATCATAAAAATTGAAGATATGGGATTTTCGTCACTTGGAACAATTCCTTACGTAATTTCACCTAAATCCTCTGACGTTGGGAGTTCAATTTTTGTTTTGGGATATCCTTTAAGAGCTACAATGGGTGATGAAGTGAAATTAACAAATGGCATCATAAGTTCCAGATCAGGTTTTCAAGGTGATGTAACATCTTACCAAATGACCGCACCAGTCCAACTTGGTAATAGTGGCGGCCCTTTGTTTGACAATAATGGAAATATTATTGGTGTAATAAATGCTAAACACGCTGGTGCTGAAAACGCCTCTTATGCGATTAAATCTTCTTATTTACTAAACCTAATTGACATAATTCCTTCTCCTCCCAAACTCCAAACTATAAGCACAGTTTCAGGGAAGCCATTAACTGAACAAGTTAAGATTTTGAAAAAGTTTACTTACATAATAGAACTCAATCAATGA